From Cellulosimicrobium sp. ES-005, one genomic window encodes:
- a CDS encoding phage tail tape measure protein yields MADRIAAIRLALKTEGFVAGAKTAQQAMKDLGTKGLDYVASKEQHIGQVSNTLGALGLAAVGATTLAVAKFADFDAAMSSVRAATMASASEMEALREAAIQAGADTAFSATEAAAAIENLSKAGVSTADILGGALTGSLDLAAAGELDVASAAEIAATAMTQFGLSGEDVTHIADLLAAGAGKAQGDVTDLAQALNQSGLVASQFGLSIEETTGTLSAFASAGLLGSDAGTSFKTMLLALANPSEKSAKTMRDLGIAAYDAQGNFVGITNLAGQLETALAPLPQAQRDAAMATIFGSDAIRSANVLYQQGADGIQGWVDAVNDQGYAAEQAAMRLDNLKGDLEGLSGSIETAFIKSGSGANDVLRGLVQGADSVVDAIGQIPAPVLSATTAFVGTGGLVTLGIAGLMKFATFISDTKTALGGLNISMKTAGIGAGALGAAIGAAAIGLTIWAQNAAEAKARTDEYMGTLDELGKRTDQTLSRINDALSQDRNDWLDNLFGKDAESLIDRAERVGVAVEDLQGYILGNEDAIRRVTAATREYVASGDEVMTQGEINAAASRLLTGALDEESRALTDAEKQAAQKKLADDAAGVAQEDLASTYSATTSEVVNQTTALADLISAQQEAAGVVLSERDAQRQLEQAIADANTKLSENGATLDITTQKGRDNQAALDDIASSTWDVIAAMQKNGADQTSLQAVMQTSRDRFLGVAQAAGMSADEANGLADELGLIPAQVQTNIRADTGQAMSAIENLKAAYASIKDRTIEITTAFKETGIRPPAGYYVPSGERASGGPVTGGQTYLVGENGPELFTAPATGMITNSAATRAIGAVGAVPGVPYSNSNPAPSAAGGQQTPTAVYVQNPFTGEYLLAEVSTVARSQATSAIRTSQSRRAAR; encoded by the coding sequence GTGGCTGATCGCATCGCTGCCATCCGCCTCGCTCTCAAGACCGAGGGTTTCGTCGCCGGGGCGAAGACTGCTCAGCAGGCGATGAAGGACCTGGGCACGAAGGGTCTGGACTACGTCGCGTCCAAGGAGCAGCACATTGGCCAGGTGTCGAACACCTTGGGTGCGCTGGGTCTCGCGGCGGTGGGGGCGACGACGCTCGCGGTGGCGAAGTTCGCTGACTTCGATGCTGCGATGTCGTCGGTGCGGGCGGCGACGATGGCCTCGGCGTCCGAGATGGAGGCGCTGCGCGAGGCGGCGATCCAGGCGGGCGCGGACACCGCGTTCTCCGCGACCGAGGCTGCGGCGGCCATCGAGAACCTATCGAAGGCTGGCGTCTCGACCGCGGACATCCTGGGTGGCGCCCTGACGGGCTCGCTCGACCTCGCGGCAGCCGGCGAGCTGGACGTGGCTTCCGCCGCTGAGATCGCGGCCACCGCAATGACCCAGTTCGGGCTGTCCGGCGAGGATGTGACGCACATCGCGGACCTGCTCGCGGCCGGGGCGGGCAAGGCGCAGGGGGACGTGACGGACCTGGCGCAGGCGCTGAACCAGTCGGGTCTCGTGGCGTCGCAGTTCGGCCTGTCGATCGAGGAGACGACGGGCACACTGTCTGCGTTCGCGTCGGCGGGTCTGCTCGGGTCTGACGCCGGAACGTCGTTCAAGACGATGCTGCTGGCGCTGGCGAACCCGTCCGAGAAGTCCGCCAAGACGATGCGGGATCTCGGGATAGCGGCGTACGACGCGCAGGGCAACTTCGTCGGGATCACGAACCTCGCGGGTCAGCTCGAGACCGCGCTGGCTCCGCTCCCGCAGGCTCAGCGTGACGCGGCGATGGCGACGATCTTCGGGTCGGACGCGATCCGGTCCGCGAACGTGCTGTACCAGCAGGGCGCGGACGGGATCCAGGGGTGGGTCGACGCGGTCAACGACCAGGGGTATGCCGCCGAGCAGGCGGCCATGCGGCTCGACAATCTCAAGGGCGACCTCGAGGGGCTGTCCGGGTCGATCGAGACAGCGTTCATCAAGTCGGGCTCGGGGGCGAACGACGTCCTTCGGGGCCTCGTGCAGGGAGCGGACTCCGTCGTCGATGCCATCGGGCAGATCCCGGCACCGGTCCTCTCGGCGACGACCGCATTCGTGGGCACCGGAGGACTCGTGACGCTCGGCATCGCGGGCCTCATGAAGTTCGCGACGTTCATCTCCGACACCAAGACCGCACTGGGCGGGCTCAACATCTCGATGAAGACGGCCGGGATCGGCGCCGGGGCCCTCGGCGCGGCCATCGGGGCCGCTGCAATCGGGCTGACGATCTGGGCCCAGAACGCGGCCGAGGCCAAGGCCCGAACCGACGAGTACATGGGGACCCTGGACGAACTGGGAAAACGGACTGACCAGACTCTGTCGCGCATCAATGACGCGCTCAGCCAGGATCGGAACGACTGGCTGGACAACCTCTTCGGCAAGGACGCGGAGTCCCTGATTGATCGGGCGGAGCGGGTCGGCGTTGCCGTTGAGGACCTTCAGGGCTACATCCTCGGAAACGAGGACGCGATACGGCGCGTCACAGCGGCCACACGCGAGTACGTGGCCTCCGGTGACGAGGTCATGACCCAGGGGGAGATCAACGCCGCCGCCTCGCGCCTGCTCACTGGGGCACTGGACGAGGAGTCTCGCGCCCTGACGGACGCCGAGAAGCAGGCCGCTCAGAAGAAGCTCGCTGACGATGCCGCTGGCGTGGCCCAGGAGGACCTCGCGTCCACGTACTCGGCGACGACGTCCGAGGTCGTGAACCAGACGACGGCTCTCGCCGACCTGATCTCGGCTCAGCAGGAGGCTGCTGGTGTCGTCCTGTCAGAGCGTGATGCGCAGCGCCAACTCGAGCAGGCGATTGCGGACGCGAACACCAAGCTCTCGGAGAACGGCGCGACGCTCGACATCACGACCCAGAAGGGGCGCGACAACCAGGCCGCACTCGACGACATCGCTTCGTCGACGTGGGACGTGATCGCGGCCATGCAGAAGAACGGGGCCGATCAGACGTCGCTCCAGGCCGTGATGCAGACGTCGCGCGACCGGTTCCTCGGGGTGGCGCAGGCGGCGGGTATGTCCGCGGACGAGGCCAACGGTCTCGCTGACGAACTGGGGCTGATCCCGGCGCAGGTGCAGACGAACATCCGGGCTGACACGGGCCAGGCGATGTCCGCGATCGAGAACCTCAAGGCGGCCTACGCGTCGATCAAGGACCGGACGATCGAGATCACGACCGCGTTCAAGGAGACGGGGATTCGTCCCCCCGCCGGGTACTACGTGCCATCTGGGGAACGTGCGTCTGGTGGCCCCGTGACGGGCGGTCAGACGTACCTCGTGGGCGAGAACGGCCCGGAGCTATTCACCGCGCCAGCCACGGGGATGATCACGAACTCGGCTGCGACGAGGGCGATCGGCGCTGTCGGTGCGGTGCCGGGTGTTCCGTACTCGAACTCGAACCCGGCCCCTTCGGCGGCAGGCGGCCAGCAGACGCCGACGGCGGTGTACGTGCAGAACCCGTTCACGGGCGAGTACCTGCTGGCCGAGGTGTCGACGGTCGCCCGCTCGCAGGCAACGTCGGCGATCCGGACCTCGCAGTCTCGAAGGGCGGCCCGCTGA
- a CDS encoding DUF6093 family protein, translated as MTFGDAIAGALPRLRGYAEKLMTDSCTVTRPGTPVTDPATGVTTTPQTLLYTGRVKIQTYEGYEQTPEAGGRSFTVQRYRADFPVDAFQPLPGDVVTITASPFDADKVGKRYRITAPFNKSLSTAQRCFVDEMPGEV; from the coding sequence ATGACGTTCGGCGACGCGATCGCCGGCGCACTCCCCCGGCTTCGTGGGTACGCCGAGAAGCTCATGACGGACTCCTGCACGGTGACACGCCCCGGTACCCCCGTGACAGACCCTGCGACGGGTGTGACGACGACGCCGCAGACGCTGCTCTACACGGGGCGGGTGAAGATCCAGACCTACGAGGGGTACGAGCAGACCCCGGAGGCTGGTGGGCGCTCGTTCACCGTGCAGCGGTACCGGGCGGACTTCCCGGTCGACGCGTTCCAGCCTCTGCCTGGTGATGTCGTGACGATCACCGCGTCGCCGTTCGATGCGGACAAGGTCGGCAAGCGGTACCGGATCACGGCGCCGTTCAACAAGTCGTTGTCGACGGCGCAGCGGTGCTTCGTGGACGAGATGCCTGGGGAGGTGTGA
- a CDS encoding phage major capsid protein: MATLTTSDVTLPTQIVDGIVEKTKTGSTIAALSNQEPMRFGPATIVTFDDDLTAEFVEEGAAKSEDDAQPSSVVAPPHKAVVNFRTSDEFLIADEDYQLGVLDKFEEKCARALARGLDLGAYYRINPRTGSAITAWTNYLNTTTNRVEITASSEPDLDFEAAAGLVIGDGYSPTGVALDPSYAWTLSTARYADGRKKYPELGLGVNVSGFEGLRASVSSTVSGKPVDGSTADNKVRAIVGNYEQGIRWGVQRTFPFRMLQFGDPDNTGRDLAGHNEILFRAEVIFAWYVFADQFAVIEDAAA; this comes from the coding sequence GTGGCCACTCTGACCACGAGCGACGTCACCCTGCCCACCCAGATCGTGGACGGGATCGTCGAGAAGACCAAGACCGGTTCGACCATCGCCGCACTCTCCAACCAGGAGCCGATGCGGTTCGGCCCCGCCACGATCGTCACGTTCGACGACGACCTCACGGCGGAGTTCGTCGAGGAGGGCGCGGCGAAGTCCGAGGACGACGCGCAGCCCTCGAGCGTCGTCGCCCCGCCGCACAAGGCGGTCGTCAACTTCCGGACCAGCGACGAGTTCCTGATCGCGGACGAGGACTACCAGCTCGGAGTCCTCGACAAGTTCGAGGAGAAGTGCGCGCGTGCGCTCGCCCGCGGTCTCGACCTGGGCGCGTACTACCGCATCAACCCTCGCACGGGCAGCGCGATCACGGCGTGGACGAACTACCTCAACACGACGACGAACCGTGTCGAGATCACCGCGTCGTCCGAGCCGGACCTCGACTTCGAGGCGGCGGCCGGCCTGGTGATCGGCGACGGGTACAGCCCGACCGGCGTCGCGCTCGACCCGTCCTACGCGTGGACGCTGTCCACCGCCCGGTACGCGGACGGCCGCAAGAAGTACCCCGAGCTCGGGCTCGGCGTCAACGTGTCCGGCTTCGAGGGACTGCGCGCCTCTGTCTCGAGCACGGTCTCGGGCAAGCCGGTCGACGGGTCCACCGCCGACAACAAGGTGCGCGCGATCGTCGGCAACTACGAACAGGGCATCCGCTGGGGAGTCCAGCGCACGTTCCCGTTCCGGATGCTGCAGTTCGGTGACCCTGACAACACGGGTCGCGACCTGGCTGGCCACAACGAGATCCTCTTCCGGGCGGAGGTCATCTTCGCGTGGTACGTCTTCGCGGACCAGTTCGCCGTGATCGAGGATGCGGCGGCCTGA
- a CDS encoding phage portal protein, with translation MSDQQILLPDVDDDTNNLLGGLLKRLDHLAPRNQKLQAYYEAEKTLRKIHGGIVPEQYYRLGLVLGWSAKAVDTLALRCNLERMVWADGTLGDYGYNEVWDKNHLGAEVDQAIIEALILGPAFAVASRGDESVGEPGGMVHFYSASDATGERNPRTRQLDNLLIVHERDRTRRVTALSLVLRNETIAAEIIDGRWEVVRSRHTLGVPAAVMPYRPRLKKPMGRTRLTRPVRGLQDAAARTLVRLEGHMDVYANPEFWVLGADLSIFRDENGKPLPDNARRLGRYKGIPDDPEREGDPLSRADVKKFEASSPEPQLKALNAYSKLFAREASLPDSSVAISDIVNPTSAESYDASQYELISEAEGATDEFTSALRHVIPIAMAMQSGLDAVPDAWQSIDCKWRDPRYVSRAAQADAGSKQLGAVPWLGETEVGLELIGLDDQQISRALAERQRALANVRMDALIAAARETQAAPDGLAS, from the coding sequence ATGAGCGACCAGCAGATCCTGCTCCCGGACGTGGACGACGACACGAACAACCTTCTGGGCGGACTTCTCAAGCGCCTGGACCACCTCGCGCCGCGAAACCAGAAGCTCCAGGCGTACTACGAGGCCGAGAAGACGCTGCGTAAGATCCACGGAGGCATCGTTCCGGAGCAGTACTACCGGCTTGGGCTGGTCCTGGGCTGGTCCGCGAAGGCCGTAGACACGCTCGCCCTGCGCTGCAACCTCGAGCGCATGGTCTGGGCCGACGGGACGCTCGGCGACTACGGCTACAACGAGGTCTGGGACAAGAATCACCTCGGCGCCGAGGTGGATCAGGCGATCATCGAGGCCCTGATCCTGGGCCCGGCGTTCGCGGTCGCGTCAAGGGGTGACGAGTCCGTGGGTGAGCCGGGCGGGATGGTGCACTTCTACTCGGCGTCGGACGCAACGGGTGAGCGGAACCCTCGCACGCGCCAGCTCGACAACCTCCTGATCGTGCATGAGCGCGACCGGACGCGACGGGTTACTGCGCTGTCTCTTGTCCTGCGAAACGAGACGATCGCAGCGGAGATCATCGACGGCAGGTGGGAGGTCGTCCGGTCGCGGCACACGCTCGGTGTGCCGGCTGCGGTGATGCCGTACCGCCCGAGGCTCAAGAAGCCGATGGGCCGCACTCGTCTGACGCGCCCCGTGCGTGGCTTGCAGGACGCTGCGGCGCGCACGTTGGTTCGGCTCGAGGGTCACATGGACGTGTACGCAAACCCGGAGTTCTGGGTGCTCGGCGCGGACCTGTCGATCTTCCGTGACGAGAACGGGAAGCCGCTCCCAGACAACGCGCGTCGCCTGGGCCGCTACAAGGGGATCCCTGACGACCCGGAGCGCGAGGGCGACCCGCTGTCTCGCGCAGACGTGAAGAAGTTCGAGGCGTCGAGCCCGGAGCCGCAGCTCAAGGCGCTGAACGCGTACTCGAAACTGTTCGCGCGCGAGGCGTCGCTACCGGACTCGTCAGTGGCGATCTCGGACATCGTGAACCCGACGTCTGCCGAGTCCTACGACGCGTCGCAGTACGAGCTCATCTCAGAAGCCGAGGGGGCGACGGACGAGTTCACGTCGGCGCTGCGTCACGTGATACCGATCGCAATGGCGATGCAGTCTGGGCTGGATGCCGTGCCTGACGCGTGGCAGTCGATCGACTGCAAGTGGCGTGACCCGCGGTACGTGTCGCGTGCGGCGCAGGCTGACGCGGGGTCAAAGCAGCTCGGGGCGGTGCCGTGGCTCGGCGAGACGGAGGTCGGGCTCGAGCTCATCGGTCTGGATGACCAGCAGATCAGTAGGGCGCTGGCTGAGCGCCAGCGGGCGCTGGCGAACGTCCGCATGGACGCGCTGATCGCGGCGGCGCGCGAGACGCAGGCTGCGCCTGATGGTCTCGCCAGCTGA
- a CDS encoding DUF6221 family protein yields the protein MELMTLTEFLLSRIAEDEARADDAWKAVDNGAIVWDRIHPDVRAALWPPARVLAECEAKRRIVESARRLGTRGGVTPEELLGNLALPYADHPDYDEAWRV from the coding sequence ATGGAACTCATGACGCTCACCGAGTTCCTGCTCTCCAGGATCGCCGAAGACGAGGCCCGCGCCGACGACGCCTGGAAGGCTGTCGACAACGGGGCCATCGTGTGGGACCGGATCCACCCGGACGTGCGCGCCGCGTTGTGGCCTCCCGCTCGCGTGCTGGCGGAGTGCGAGGCGAAGCGGCGCATCGTGGAGTCTGCGCGGCGTCTCGGCACCCGCGGCGGCGTGACGCCCGAGGAGCTACTCGGCAACCTCGCCCTGCCCTACGCCGACCACCCGGACTACGACGAGGCGTGGCGGGTGTAA